One stretch of Sinomonas terrae DNA includes these proteins:
- the istA gene encoding IS21 family transposase, which produces MKSNEEIMEILEAYDLTGSYRAAAELAGCDHHTVARYVKLRAAGGPDREKGQRARPIDGFLPKIEELVERSGGRVRADVVHERLVAMGFTGAERTTRRTVAEAKAQFAAGRRRVFRPWIVEPGLWLQWDYGWGPRIGGRATLLWCAWLAWSRFRVVIPIWDKSLPTVVACMDATLRRMGGVPAFALTDNERTVTADHIARVAVRNPQIVEMGRHYGMTVRTCVPADPQSKGGSESTVRISKADLVPTAANLLEEYRTFGQLEKACHDFCDEVNARPHRETRQAPAAMLAAERERLHLLPKAPFTVVFGTTRRVNWDATVSMNGVRYSVPHELANTRVWVREAGEEVIVTSVAERGEAREVARHATGRPGTPVLDDAHYPPRADEAADRQPRATTPEEAAFLMLGAGAKAWLVEAAAAGARRIRAKMAEAVAFAKLYGTDQVDRALGTAATTGRFADRDLVSILGYQAGLAHVEPSRASEAHSLQPGTGGWGRLDGSEPAAADMTGEEEGR; this is translated from the coding sequence ATGAAGAGCAACGAGGAGATCATGGAGATTCTTGAGGCGTATGACCTCACCGGCAGCTACCGTGCCGCAGCGGAGCTCGCGGGGTGTGACCATCACACGGTGGCCAGGTATGTGAAGCTGCGGGCTGCCGGAGGGCCGGATCGCGAGAAGGGGCAGCGGGCCAGGCCGATCGACGGGTTCCTGCCGAAGATCGAAGAACTCGTCGAGCGCTCGGGAGGCCGGGTCCGGGCGGATGTGGTCCATGAGCGGCTGGTCGCGATGGGGTTCACCGGCGCGGAGAGGACCACGAGGCGCACGGTCGCGGAGGCCAAGGCGCAGTTCGCGGCGGGGCGGCGGCGCGTGTTCCGCCCCTGGATCGTCGAGCCTGGGCTGTGGCTGCAGTGGGACTACGGATGGGGGCCGAGGATCGGGGGCCGGGCGACGCTGCTGTGGTGCGCGTGGCTGGCGTGGTCGCGGTTCCGCGTCGTGATCCCGATCTGGGACAAGAGCCTGCCGACGGTCGTGGCGTGCATGGATGCCACGCTGCGCAGGATGGGCGGGGTCCCGGCGTTCGCGCTGACCGACAACGAGCGCACCGTGACCGCCGACCACATCGCCAGGGTCGCGGTGCGCAACCCGCAGATCGTGGAGATGGGCCGCCACTACGGGATGACCGTGCGCACCTGCGTTCCCGCCGACCCGCAGTCCAAGGGCGGCTCGGAGTCCACGGTGCGGATCTCGAAGGCGGACCTGGTGCCGACGGCGGCGAACCTGCTCGAGGAGTACCGCACCTTCGGGCAGTTGGAGAAGGCGTGCCACGATTTCTGCGACGAGGTCAACGCCCGCCCGCACCGGGAGACACGGCAGGCGCCGGCGGCGATGCTCGCTGCGGAGCGGGAGCGGCTGCATCTGCTTCCGAAGGCGCCGTTCACGGTGGTGTTCGGGACCACCCGCCGGGTGAACTGGGACGCGACCGTGTCGATGAACGGGGTCCGGTACTCGGTCCCGCACGAGCTGGCCAACACCAGGGTCTGGGTGCGCGAGGCGGGCGAGGAGGTCATCGTCACCTCCGTGGCCGAGCGCGGGGAGGCCCGCGAGGTGGCCCGGCATGCGACCGGGCGTCCCGGGACCCCAGTCCTGGACGACGCGCACTACCCGCCCCGGGCGGATGAGGCCGCGGACCGCCAGCCCAGGGCGACCACCCCGGAGGAGGCAGCGTTCCTGATGCTCGGCGCGGGTGCCAAGGCGTGGCTGGTCGAGGCCGCCGCCGCGGGAGCCAGGCGGATCCGGGCGAAGATGGCCGAGGCCGTCGCGTTCGCCAAGCTCTACGGCACCGACCAGGTCGACCGGGCCCTGGGCACGGCCGCGACGACGGGCAGGTTCGCCGACAGGGACCTGGTCTCGATCCTGGGCTACCAGGCCGGGCTCGCCCACGTGGAGCCCTCCCGGGCCTCCGAGGCCCATTCCCTCCAGCCGGGCACGGGCGGCTGGGGCCGCCTCGATGGCTCAGAGCCCGCCGCCGCCGACATGACGGGCGAGGAGGAGGGCCGGTGA
- a CDS encoding DUF6318 family protein, whose translation MAPRRPFCCSLLLICLLLLTGCGTSADADPASASTAASASADASAPPPTPDPRPTPASSRGPARNVPPPALPEAAKQNTAEGFEAFTQYWLDSVTYAFGSGDIEPLKLASSSSCQVCGRFIDQVRQLHDEGGWAAGPSWTVRSFTTDMTRDPSRQFLGRYLGIESTSVDYSSDGSIRRSFPGDPSGMSAAMRFSPLAAR comes from the coding sequence ATGGCACCGCGCCGCCCTTTCTGCTGTTCTCTTCTCCTCATCTGCTTGTTGCTATTGACAGGATGCGGGACCTCGGCTGACGCAGATCCAGCGTCAGCATCCACGGCTGCTTCGGCCAGTGCCGACGCTTCGGCCCCGCCCCCCACGCCCGACCCGCGGCCCACGCCCGCGAGTTCACGCGGGCCGGCCCGCAACGTGCCTCCGCCGGCGCTTCCGGAGGCCGCGAAGCAGAACACGGCGGAGGGCTTCGAGGCATTCACGCAGTATTGGCTAGATAGCGTGACCTATGCATTCGGAAGCGGGGACATCGAACCGCTAAAACTCGCGTCGTCGTCTTCGTGTCAAGTCTGCGGCCGATTTATAGATCAGGTCCGCCAATTGCATGACGAGGGCGGGTGGGCAGCGGGTCCCTCTTGGACCGTCCGGAGCTTTACTACCGACATGACTCGCGATCCAAGCCGCCAGTTCCTCGGTCGCTACCTCGGAATCGAATCAACTTCGGTGGATTACAGCTCGGACGGGTCTATTAGGCGCTCCTTTCCCGGCGACCCATCCGGCATGTCAGCGGCCATGAGATTCTCCCCATTGGCGGCCAGATAG
- the istB gene encoding IS21-like element helper ATPase IstB, translating to MTITTMQTVVARAHGDPLAEALELTRRLKLPHMRKALTDLIPTAKAQRWDPAELVRVLLAEEVAGRDRANLITRRKSAGFPAGKTFGDWDEELSPIPRPTQEALKSLEWVRRRENLAIYGPSGTGKSHFCEALGHAAVEAGMIVSWFGIEDLGALVRKHRADDSIARALTRVVRSDLIIVDDIGLLPVSPDAAEGFYRLVDAAYERRAMAVSSNLAPAGFDEIMPKTIATATVDRFMHHAHRVETKGESYRLAQAASGKGVTPFR from the coding sequence GTGACGATCACAACGATGCAGACCGTGGTCGCCCGCGCCCACGGCGACCCGCTGGCCGAGGCCCTGGAGCTGACCCGCCGGCTGAAGCTGCCCCACATGCGCAAGGCGCTCACGGACCTGATCCCCACCGCGAAGGCCCAGCGCTGGGACCCAGCCGAGCTCGTGCGGGTCCTGCTCGCGGAGGAAGTCGCCGGCCGCGACCGCGCCAACCTGATCACCCGCCGCAAATCCGCCGGCTTCCCGGCAGGGAAGACCTTCGGCGACTGGGACGAGGAGCTCTCCCCGATCCCGCGCCCGACCCAGGAAGCACTCAAGTCCCTCGAATGGGTCCGCCGGCGGGAGAATCTCGCGATCTACGGGCCGTCGGGGACTGGGAAGTCGCACTTCTGCGAGGCGCTCGGCCACGCGGCAGTCGAGGCCGGCATGATCGTGTCCTGGTTCGGGATCGAGGATCTCGGCGCCCTGGTGCGCAAGCACCGCGCCGACGACTCCATCGCCCGGGCCCTGACCAGGGTCGTGCGCAGCGATCTGATCATCGTGGACGACATAGGCCTGCTCCCGGTCTCCCCAGACGCCGCCGAGGGGTTCTACCGCCTCGTGGACGCCGCCTACGAGCGCCGGGCGATGGCGGTCAGCTCGAACCTCGCCCCGGCCGGATTCGACGAGATCATGCCCAAGACCATCGCGACCGCGACGGTGGACAGGTTCATGCACCACGCCCACCGGGTCGAGACCAAGGGCGAGTCCTACCGCCTCGCCCAAGCCGCCTCCGGCAAGGGGGTGACGCCCTTCCGCTGA